The Hymenobacter sp. 5317J-9 genome has a window encoding:
- a CDS encoding HAD family phosphatase, protein MKAFIFDLNGTMIHDMDFHTRAWRHLFNHDLGGSFTHEEVKPQMYGKNQEVLVRVFGPDRFTAAEMDRLSLEKERRYQQEYLPSLALLPGLAEFLEAAHQKGIPMAIGSAAIPFNINFVLDNLHIRHYFRAIVSADDVTLSKPHPETFLKAAAQLGVAPADCLVFEDVPKGAEAALNAGMPAVVLTTTHDAEEFAQLPNVRHFAPDFTDAFMRGLV, encoded by the coding sequence ATGAAAGCCTTTATTTTCGACCTCAACGGGACCATGATTCACGACATGGATTTCCATACCCGCGCCTGGCGCCACCTTTTCAACCACGACCTGGGCGGCAGCTTCACCCACGAAGAAGTGAAGCCCCAGATGTACGGCAAAAACCAGGAAGTGCTGGTGCGCGTGTTCGGCCCCGACCGCTTCACGGCCGCGGAAATGGACCGCCTTTCGCTGGAAAAAGAGCGCCGCTACCAGCAGGAGTACCTGCCCAGCCTGGCCCTGCTGCCCGGCCTGGCCGAGTTTCTGGAAGCGGCCCATCAGAAAGGCATTCCCATGGCCATTGGCTCGGCGGCCATCCCATTCAACATCAATTTTGTGCTCGATAACCTGCACATCCGGCACTACTTCCGCGCCATCGTGAGCGCCGACGACGTGACGCTGAGCAAGCCCCACCCCGAAACCTTCCTCAAAGCCGCCGCCCAGCTCGGCGTAGCGCCTGCCGACTGCCTCGTGTTCGAAGACGTGCCCAAAGGCGCCGAGGCCGCCCTGAATGCCGGCATGCCTGCCGTAGTGCTCACCACCACGCACGACGCCGAAGAATTTGCCCAGCTGCCCAACGTGCGGCACTTCGCACCCGATTTCACGGATGCCTTCATGCGGGGGCTGGTGTAG
- a CDS encoding PAS domain-containing protein, which yields MQQPARPAGTYLQHYPHTVETGVFAFHCEAIETGRPAQMEVNYQGDGLDNYFRLSAWRVGEGLLVSFDDTAQHSRTAVELALRESQARERAARAEAEQQRQQLHDLFMQAPACMARTAGPAHVFTMANPPFGQLFGGRPLLGLPLREALPEVQSQKFLAQLDRVYRTGETHYGTEEPAYLDRTNTGQLEAVYFNYIYQATRDTAGEVSGLLVFAYDVTAHVEARQQSLQNALRATAANEELAAANEELQAANEEIKASNNDLYIAQLTLHELNQELAAANEELQAANEEIKASNNDLYIAQLTLHELNQELEARVAERTEKLLRAQAEAERQRMQLERLFMQAPAAICILDGPELVYELANPAYRNLFPGRELLGRPLLAALPEIAGHEVYRDFRRVYETGVANEEYAMLVPFARPGDGVLEDRYFNFIQQARFGEDGQVDGILVFGFEVTEQVLARQHMARVNDELSAANQAVSARNDELAAANAQLIRTNQDLDNFVYVASHDLKQPVNNLAGLFDELRHAATFADADEADLLVPMVEEALYQLATTIDDLAAVGQAQRLPELPAETVDLEEITQEVLQTLQPQVLAARARITTDFAARPTISYARANLRTLLANLLSNSLKYNDPTRPCRVHISLWLENGRPVLLLEDNGLGFDAQRHRDELFHLFRRFHDHTEGTGVGLYLVNRIVQSNGGRVEVESEVGVGTTFRLYL from the coding sequence TTGCAACAGCCGGCGCGCCCGGCGGGCACCTACCTGCAGCACTACCCGCACACAGTGGAAACGGGCGTGTTTGCGTTTCACTGCGAGGCCATCGAAACGGGGCGCCCTGCGCAGATGGAGGTCAACTACCAGGGCGACGGGCTCGACAACTACTTCCGGCTGTCGGCCTGGCGGGTGGGCGAAGGGCTGCTGGTGAGCTTCGACGACACGGCCCAGCACAGCCGCACGGCCGTGGAGCTGGCCCTGCGCGAGAGCCAGGCCCGCGAGCGTGCCGCCCGGGCCGAGGCCGAGCAGCAGCGCCAGCAATTGCACGACCTGTTTATGCAGGCGCCGGCCTGCATGGCCCGCACCGCGGGGCCGGCCCACGTGTTCACCATGGCCAACCCGCCGTTTGGCCAGCTGTTTGGCGGCCGGCCGCTGCTGGGGCTGCCGCTGCGCGAGGCGCTGCCGGAGGTGCAGAGCCAGAAGTTCCTGGCGCAGCTCGACCGGGTGTACCGCACCGGCGAAACGCACTACGGCACCGAAGAGCCGGCGTATTTGGACCGCACCAACACAGGCCAGCTGGAAGCCGTGTATTTCAACTACATCTACCAAGCCACGCGCGACACGGCGGGCGAAGTATCGGGCCTGCTCGTGTTTGCCTACGACGTGACGGCGCACGTGGAAGCGCGGCAGCAGTCCCTGCAAAACGCGCTTCGGGCCACCGCTGCCAACGAGGAGCTGGCCGCCGCCAATGAAGAGCTGCAGGCCGCCAACGAAGAAATCAAGGCCAGCAACAACGACCTGTATATCGCCCAGCTCACGCTGCACGAGCTGAATCAGGAGCTGGCCGCCGCCAATGAAGAGCTGCAGGCCGCCAACGAAGAAATCAAGGCCAGCAACAACGACCTGTATATCGCCCAGCTCACGCTGCACGAGCTGAATCAGGAGCTGGAGGCCCGCGTGGCCGAACGCACCGAGAAGCTGCTGCGGGCCCAAGCCGAGGCCGAGCGCCAGCGCATGCAGTTGGAGCGGCTGTTTATGCAGGCGCCGGCCGCCATCTGCATCCTCGACGGTCCCGAGCTGGTGTACGAGCTGGCAAACCCCGCTTACCGCAACCTGTTTCCCGGGCGGGAACTGCTGGGCCGGCCACTGCTCGCGGCGCTGCCCGAGATTGCCGGGCACGAAGTGTACCGCGACTTTCGGCGGGTGTACGAAACGGGCGTGGCCAACGAGGAGTACGCCATGCTGGTGCCCTTTGCCCGGCCCGGCGACGGCGTGCTGGAAGACCGGTACTTCAACTTCATTCAGCAGGCCCGCTTCGGCGAAGACGGGCAGGTGGACGGCATCCTGGTGTTTGGCTTTGAAGTGACGGAGCAGGTGCTGGCCCGCCAACACATGGCCCGCGTCAACGACGAGCTGAGCGCGGCCAACCAGGCCGTGAGCGCCCGCAACGACGAGCTGGCTGCTGCCAACGCCCAACTTATCCGCACCAATCAGGACCTCGACAACTTCGTGTACGTGGCCTCGCACGACCTCAAGCAGCCCGTCAACAACCTCGCGGGCTTGTTCGACGAGCTGCGCCACGCCGCCACCTTTGCCGACGCCGACGAGGCCGACCTGCTCGTGCCCATGGTGGAGGAAGCCCTGTACCAGCTCGCCACCACCATCGACGACCTTGCGGCCGTGGGCCAGGCCCAGCGCCTGCCCGAACTGCCCGCCGAAACCGTGGACCTGGAAGAAATCACCCAAGAGGTGCTACAGACGCTGCAGCCGCAGGTGCTGGCCGCCCGCGCCCGCATCACCACTGATTTTGCGGCCCGCCCCACCATTTCCTACGCCCGCGCCAACCTGCGCACCCTGCTGGCCAACTTGCTCAGCAACTCGCTGAAATACAACGACCCCACCCGGCCCTGCCGCGTGCACATCTCGCTCTGGCTCGAAAACGGCCGGCCGGTGCTGCTGCTGGAAGACAACGGCCTGGGCTTCGACGCGCAGCGCCACCGCGACGAGCTGTTTCACCTGTTCCGGCGCTTCCACGACCACACCGAGGGCACCGGCGTGGGCTTGTACCTCGTCAACCGCATTGTGCAAAGCAACGGCGGCCGGGTAGAGGTAGAAAGCGAAGTGGGGGTGGGCACCACGTTCCGGCTGTATTTGTGA
- a CDS encoding carboxypeptidase-like regulatory domain-containing protein translates to MHNHLQALFLIGALGATLLCGACSDAGKNLPQPSAPAATPAAVPSITGRIQPADALLSVQLVDNKTHQTITSAKVDGTTGNYQFDALPVDTYELSFTNKNFNYVPPRQQSVTVTAGKTTVVPTISVVRAAAFFTANNVAYSPPFIDIFLNYDGIRVANPQCVSIALSDAIIQMPPSPATYVLHLNMPWAITVGTYPLNGALTYAIFKGSGSGIFDSRLSGGTLTITQVNNKPPFPRSISGTFSFTGISASSGTSKSLDGTFSNVYY, encoded by the coding sequence ATGCACAACCATTTGCAAGCGCTTTTCCTAATTGGCGCATTAGGTGCGACTCTTTTGTGCGGCGCTTGTTCCGATGCCGGCAAGAACCTGCCGCAGCCTTCGGCGCCCGCAGCCACGCCCGCAGCTGTGCCGTCCATAACCGGCCGTATTCAGCCGGCAGATGCCTTGCTCTCGGTTCAGTTAGTCGATAACAAAACCCACCAAACCATTACCAGCGCCAAAGTAGATGGCACCACGGGGAATTACCAATTCGACGCGTTACCAGTCGACACATACGAGTTGTCTTTCACAAACAAAAACTTCAATTACGTTCCGCCCCGTCAGCAAAGCGTGACGGTTACGGCGGGCAAAACCACGGTAGTCCCCACGATTTCAGTGGTGCGCGCCGCTGCCTTTTTCACGGCCAACAATGTCGCCTACTCCCCTCCTTTCATTGACATTTTCTTGAATTACGATGGAATTAGGGTTGCCAACCCGCAATGTGTTTCAATTGCGCTGAGCGATGCCATCATCCAGATGCCACCGTCGCCGGCTACCTACGTGCTTCATTTGAATATGCCCTGGGCAATAACGGTGGGGACTTACCCGCTAAATGGGGCCTTGACCTATGCCATCTTCAAGGGGTCTGGCTCGGGAATTTTCGACTCCCGCCTATCGGGCGGCACACTCACCATCACCCAGGTCAATAACAAGCCGCCATTTCCGCGCTCTATATCGGGCACGTTTAGTTTCACCGGCATTTCCGCGTCGAGCGGTACCAGTAAATCCCTCGACGGCACCTTCAGCAACGTCTATTACTGA
- a CDS encoding carboxy terminal-processing peptidase: MKLTIQKFYRVNGGSTQFKGVTPDITVPDALSSYAKGEKEAEYPLQWDEIAPATYQPTNSLPALDKLKAASAARVAASPGFRLITEAAQRATERRKQTNLSLNLAAYRTVQQQARDANKLQTTAQNALPTLDIALPAPDATLAKTDSVVAKRTTRFLKPLRKDAALAEAVAVIGDELK; encoded by the coding sequence GTGAAGCTCACCATTCAGAAGTTTTACCGCGTGAATGGCGGCTCGACCCAGTTTAAGGGCGTGACGCCCGACATAACCGTACCCGACGCGCTGAGCTCCTATGCCAAGGGCGAGAAGGAGGCCGAATACCCGTTGCAGTGGGACGAGATTGCGCCCGCTACGTATCAGCCCACCAACTCGCTTCCGGCCCTGGATAAGCTGAAGGCCGCCAGCGCCGCCCGCGTGGCCGCCAGCCCCGGCTTCCGCCTCATCACCGAGGCCGCCCAGCGGGCCACCGAGCGCCGCAAGCAAACCAACCTGTCGCTGAACCTGGCGGCATACCGCACCGTCCAGCAACAAGCCCGCGATGCCAATAAGCTGCAGACCACGGCCCAAAATGCCCTGCCCACCCTCGACATTGCCCTGCCCGCCCCCGATGCTACCCTGGCCAAAACCGACTCGGTGGTGGCCAAGCGCACCACCCGCTTCCTGAAGCCGCTGCGCAAAGACGCGGCCCTTGCCGAAGCCGTGGCCGTGATTGGCGACGAGCTGAAGTAG
- the dinB gene encoding DNA polymerase IV, which yields MSLVSPRKIIHLDMDAFYASVEQRDHPELRGKPVAVGGARERGVVAAASYEARQFGVRSAMPSVTALRKCPGLLFVPPRFAVYKEVSRQIRAIFAEYTPLIEPVSLDEAYLDVTHNLKQLDSATQIAREIRAKILAETQLTASAGISYNKFLAKLASDYRKPNGQFVVRPEQGLAFVEGLAVGQFHGVGPVTAARMNQLGIFTGADLRAQPLEFLHQHFGKAGRYYHAIARAEDHRPVEADRLRKSVGSETTFAHDLTAFADLLDGLRPSIEEVWEYCQRSGILGRTVTVKVKFADFQQITRSRSAVGPIPNQGVLERICRELVEGLFPLPKGVRLLGVTLSNLNTGQPAAGRQLTLSF from the coding sequence ATGAGTCTCGTTTCCCCCCGCAAAATCATCCACCTCGACATGGATGCCTTTTATGCTTCGGTGGAGCAGCGCGACCACCCCGAGCTGCGCGGCAAGCCCGTGGCGGTGGGCGGCGCCCGCGAGCGGGGCGTGGTAGCGGCGGCCAGCTACGAGGCCCGCCAGTTTGGGGTGCGCTCGGCCATGCCGTCGGTCACGGCCCTGCGCAAGTGCCCCGGGCTGCTGTTTGTGCCGCCCCGCTTTGCCGTGTACAAAGAAGTGTCGCGGCAGATTCGGGCCATTTTTGCCGAGTACACGCCGCTCATCGAGCCCGTGTCGCTCGACGAGGCCTACCTCGACGTGACGCACAACCTCAAGCAGCTGGATTCGGCCACCCAGATTGCGCGCGAAATCCGGGCCAAAATACTGGCCGAAACCCAGCTCACGGCCTCGGCGGGCATTTCTTACAATAAGTTTCTGGCCAAGCTGGCCTCCGACTACCGCAAGCCCAATGGCCAGTTTGTGGTGCGCCCCGAGCAGGGGCTGGCCTTTGTGGAAGGGCTGGCGGTGGGGCAGTTCCACGGCGTGGGGCCGGTCACGGCGGCCCGGATGAACCAGCTGGGCATTTTCACGGGGGCCGATTTGCGGGCGCAGCCGCTGGAGTTTCTGCACCAGCACTTTGGCAAGGCCGGGCGCTACTACCACGCCATTGCCCGCGCCGAGGACCACCGCCCGGTGGAGGCCGACCGCCTGCGCAAGTCGGTGGGCTCCGAAACCACGTTCGCGCACGACCTCACTGCCTTTGCCGACCTGCTCGACGGCCTGCGCCCTTCCATTGAGGAGGTGTGGGAGTACTGCCAGCGCTCGGGCATTCTGGGGCGCACGGTCACGGTGAAGGTGAAGTTTGCCGACTTCCAGCAAATTACGCGCAGCCGCAGCGCCGTGGGGCCCATCCCCAATCAAGGCGTGCTGGAGCGCATCTGCCGCGAGCTGGTGGAAGGGCTGTTCCCGCTGCCCAAGGGCGTGCGGCTGCTCGGCGTCACGCTTTCGAACCTAAACACGGGCCAGCCGGCAGCCGGACGCCAGCTCACGCTGAGCTTTTGA
- a CDS encoding glycoside hydrolase family 30 beta sandwich domain-containing protein, with amino-acid sequence MSLSSLRWLRLAAALLPLAAQTQKPARPAPAAPAPGVTLWLTTPDESVLFKPQPGRLLFAKAPVPQPVIEVNDAQAFQSIDGFGYTLTGGSAQLLHQMAAPERQKLLRELFATDGPNIGVSYLRISIGASDLDARVFSYDDAPDGQPDPELAHFSLAPDREHLIPVLREILAISPRLKLLGSPWSPPAWMKTNGASKGGSLKPEFYDAYARYLVRYLQEMKAAGIRLDAITVQNEPLHPGNNPSLLMPADEQAAFIKRSLGPAFRAARLGTKILVYDHNADRPDYPLTILDDPEAAQYVDGSAFHLYAGPIEALSKVHAAHPEKNVYFTEQWIGAPGKFADDLAWHTGTLIIGATRNWARTVLEWNLAADPQQNPHTPGGCTQCLGALTLAGNAVTRNPAYYIVAHASKFVRPGSVRVASAEVDGLPNVAFRTPGGQHVLIVLNAGKTPRTFGLSHRGRQVAASLPAGAVGTYVW; translated from the coding sequence ATGTCCCTCTCCTCCTTGCGCTGGCTGCGGCTGGCCGCCGCCCTGCTCCCGCTCGCGGCCCAGACCCAGAAACCGGCGCGCCCCGCGCCCGCTGCCCCGGCCCCCGGCGTCACCCTCTGGCTGACTACACCGGACGAGTCGGTGCTGTTCAAGCCGCAGCCCGGCCGGCTGCTGTTTGCCAAAGCCCCGGTGCCGCAGCCGGTTATTGAGGTGAACGACGCGCAGGCTTTTCAATCCATCGACGGCTTTGGCTACACCCTCACCGGGGGCAGTGCGCAACTGCTGCACCAGATGGCCGCGCCCGAGCGCCAGAAGCTGCTTCGGGAGCTGTTTGCCACCGACGGGCCCAATATCGGCGTGAGCTACCTGCGCATCAGCATCGGCGCTTCCGACCTCGATGCCCGCGTGTTTTCTTACGACGATGCGCCCGACGGCCAACCCGACCCGGAACTGGCGCACTTTAGCCTGGCGCCCGACCGCGAGCACCTCATCCCGGTGCTGCGGGAGATTCTGGCCATCAGCCCGCGGCTAAAGCTGCTGGGGTCGCCGTGGTCGCCCCCGGCCTGGATGAAAACCAACGGCGCGTCGAAGGGCGGCAGCCTGAAGCCGGAGTTTTACGACGCCTACGCCCGCTACCTGGTGCGTTACCTGCAGGAGATGAAGGCCGCCGGCATTCGCCTCGACGCCATCACGGTGCAGAATGAGCCGCTGCACCCCGGCAACAACCCCAGCCTGCTGATGCCCGCCGACGAGCAGGCCGCCTTCATCAAGCGCAGCCTGGGGCCGGCGTTTCGGGCGGCTCGGCTCGGCACCAAAATCCTGGTGTACGACCACAACGCCGACCGGCCCGACTACCCGCTCACCATCCTCGACGACCCGGAGGCCGCGCAGTACGTCGATGGCTCGGCCTTTCACCTCTACGCCGGCCCCATCGAGGCCCTGAGCAAGGTGCACGCCGCGCACCCGGAAAAAAACGTGTACTTCACCGAACAGTGGATTGGGGCACCCGGCAAGTTTGCCGACGACCTGGCCTGGCACACCGGCACGCTCATCATCGGGGCCACGCGCAACTGGGCCCGCACCGTGCTGGAGTGGAACTTGGCCGCCGACCCGCAGCAAAACCCGCACACGCCCGGCGGCTGCACGCAATGCCTGGGCGCCCTCACGCTGGCCGGCAACGCCGTGACGCGCAACCCGGCCTACTACATTGTGGCCCACGCCAGCAAGTTTGTGCGGCCCGGCAGCGTGCGCGTGGCCTCGGCCGAGGTAGACGGCCTGCCCAACGTGGCTTTCCGCACGCCGGGCGGGCAGCACGTGCTCATCGTGCTCAATGCGGGTAAGACGCCCCGCACGTTCGGGCTCAGCCACCGGGGCCGGCAGGTAGCGGCCTCGCTGCCGGCCGGCGCGGTGGGCACCTACGTATGGTAG
- a CDS encoding cellulase family glycosylhydrolase, whose translation MNSCLSLHFAGWRLMSLLALALALPGLLAPASAQSFLHAAGPKIVNADNQEVLLNGVNLGGWALQEGYIVKPGWPGINGRQTQGTVKKTLYDLGMSDADVEAFYQSYRDNFITRADIDFLASKGFNCVRLPLHYDLFLTPTQRAMRNSVLRGTTSYAAYVSALTGWYNTNQLFVDSANMEALHLIDNVLAWCAANNMYVVLDLHATPGSQGTDTNIADALQPLDLWNQPIYQDITARLWGTIAARYKNDARVAMYDLINEPNNVPGNQQIQSLLQRLITTVRAEGDNHLLLLEGNGFGNDFNLMEKSTFTNTANLVYNSHRYSGPTYLLDNNVASVDLANPNNLRTIGNLTRFRAAQNVPIWVGETGENTDAWMHDAAQSLNSVGIGWCHWTYKRFDGGNNAALFRIPPPYIVDGVAGLPQVLNNILFGNAVPNTALNALAPNQNGIVNYPGGGSYHGLLAAPVGRIVWLQGNNNKFVSSEGGFQPMTCARSSRGAWEQLTMEAAGGGKVALRSTTGYVSSENGTRPVTVNHPTASAAEAFDWVLNPDGTVSLRGNNGAYLSSENGTGPMTCTRTSISATEKFIFGISGSAPLAGKRGKKNRSAFYPNPVANTLTYEVPASVPSHRVTVFDTAGRVVLAETHLTPVSQNILDLSGLKSGLYVVRIVSPGYTSEFNISKQ comes from the coding sequence TTGAACAGCTGTCTCTCATTGCATTTCGCTGGCTGGCGCCTGATGAGCCTGCTGGCGCTGGCGCTGGCCCTGCCAGGCCTTTTGGCTCCGGCCAGCGCACAGAGCTTTCTGCACGCGGCGGGCCCGAAGATTGTGAACGCCGACAACCAGGAAGTGCTGCTCAACGGCGTGAACCTGGGCGGCTGGGCCTTGCAGGAAGGCTACATCGTGAAGCCGGGCTGGCCGGGCATCAACGGCCGCCAAACCCAGGGCACGGTGAAGAAGACGCTGTACGACCTGGGCATGAGCGACGCCGACGTGGAAGCGTTTTACCAGAGCTACCGCGACAACTTCATCACCCGGGCCGACATTGATTTTCTGGCTTCCAAGGGGTTCAACTGCGTGCGCCTGCCGCTGCACTACGACCTGTTTCTGACGCCCACGCAGCGCGCCATGCGCAACAGCGTGCTGCGCGGCACCACTTCCTACGCGGCCTACGTGAGCGCCCTCACGGGCTGGTACAACACCAACCAGCTGTTTGTGGACTCGGCCAACATGGAAGCCCTGCACCTGATTGACAACGTATTGGCCTGGTGCGCGGCCAACAACATGTACGTGGTGCTGGACCTGCACGCCACTCCCGGCTCGCAGGGCACCGACACCAACATTGCCGACGCCCTGCAGCCGCTGGACCTGTGGAACCAACCCATTTACCAGGACATCACCGCCCGGCTGTGGGGCACCATCGCGGCGCGCTACAAGAACGACGCCCGCGTGGCGATGTACGACCTCATCAACGAGCCCAACAACGTGCCGGGCAACCAGCAAATCCAGAGCTTGCTGCAGCGGCTGATAACGACGGTGCGGGCCGAGGGCGACAACCACCTGCTGCTGCTGGAGGGCAACGGTTTCGGCAACGATTTCAACCTGATGGAGAAGAGCACCTTCACCAATACGGCCAACCTGGTGTACAACTCGCACCGCTACAGCGGGCCCACGTATCTGCTCGACAACAACGTGGCCTCCGTGGACCTGGCCAACCCCAACAACCTGCGCACCATCGGCAACCTTACCCGCTTTCGGGCCGCGCAGAACGTGCCCATCTGGGTGGGCGAAACCGGTGAAAACACCGACGCCTGGATGCACGACGCGGCCCAAAGCCTCAACTCCGTGGGCATCGGCTGGTGCCACTGGACCTACAAACGCTTCGACGGCGGCAACAACGCGGCCCTGTTTCGCATTCCGCCGCCTTACATCGTGGACGGCGTGGCCGGCCTGCCGCAGGTGCTCAACAACATTCTATTTGGCAACGCCGTGCCCAACACCGCGCTCAACGCCCTGGCCCCGAACCAGAACGGCATCGTGAACTACCCCGGCGGCGGCAGCTACCACGGCCTGCTGGCGGCCCCGGTCGGCCGCATTGTCTGGCTGCAGGGCAACAACAACAAGTTCGTTTCGAGCGAAGGCGGCTTCCAGCCGATGACCTGCGCGCGCAGCTCGCGCGGGGCCTGGGAGCAGCTTACGATGGAGGCCGCTGGCGGTGGCAAAGTGGCCTTGCGCAGCACCACGGGCTACGTCTCGTCGGAAAACGGCACCCGGCCCGTCACCGTCAACCACCCCACGGCATCGGCGGCCGAGGCCTTTGACTGGGTGCTGAATCCGGACGGTACCGTGTCGCTGCGGGGCAACAACGGCGCCTACCTTTCGTCAGAAAACGGCACCGGGCCCATGACGTGCACGCGCACCAGCATTTCGGCCACCGAGAAATTCATTTTCGGCATTTCCGGCAGTGCGCCGCTGGCCGGCAAACGGGGAAAAAAAAACCGTAGCGCGTTTTACCCTAATCCCGTTGCCAACACCCTGACTTATGAGGTACCGGCCAGCGTGCCGTCGCACCGCGTCACGGTGTTCGACACGGCAGGCCGCGTGGTGCTGGCGGAAACCCACTTGACGCCGGTTTCGCAGAATATCCTCGACCTGTCAGGCCTGAAAAGTGGGCTTTACGTGGTGCGCATCGTCAGCCCGGGCTACACCTCCGAATTTAACATCAGCAAGCAATAG
- a CDS encoding glycoside hydrolase family 30 protein, producing the protein MKHPLLSLALLAGLYGGGANAQTTPKTSAAYSAAGKTARVYATVAGTTQRLAAGEALAFAPAGQPLETQVCVFVDPTHTFQTMLGIGGALTDAAAETYAKLPKPVQQEFLRAYYSPTAGIGYTLARTSIHSSDFSSGSYTYVADKDEALKTFSVQHDEQFRIPFIKQAMAAAGGKLTLYASPWSPPAWMKTTGTMLKGGKLLPQYRQAWADYYVKFIKAYEQHGIPVWGLSVQNEPMATQKWESCIFTGEEERDFIKGYLGPTLAKGGMGGKKLIAWDHNRDLVYQRASAVLDDPAAAKYVWGIGYHWYETWTGSGMLFDNVRRVHETYPDKNLLFTEGCLENFDLAKVDRWDLGEKYGMSMIGDFNAGTVGWTDWNVLLDETGGPNHVGNFCYAPIIGDTKAGKLIYTSAYYYIGHFSKFIRPGAKRIATASNRDALQTTAFRNPDGSVAVVVMNQTDKPLDYQLWIRGQAANTTAAAHSIMTLVVK; encoded by the coding sequence ATGAAACACCCCCTTCTTTCCCTCGCGTTGCTGGCCGGCCTTTACGGCGGCGGCGCCAACGCCCAAACTACCCCCAAAACCAGCGCTGCTTATTCGGCTGCCGGCAAAACGGCCCGCGTATACGCCACGGTGGCCGGCACGACGCAGCGGCTGGCGGCCGGCGAGGCGCTGGCCTTTGCGCCGGCCGGGCAGCCGCTCGAAACCCAGGTGTGCGTGTTCGTCGACCCCACCCACACCTTCCAGACCATGCTGGGCATTGGCGGGGCCCTGACCGATGCCGCGGCCGAAACCTATGCCAAGCTGCCCAAGCCAGTGCAGCAGGAATTCCTGCGGGCCTACTACAGCCCCACGGCGGGCATCGGCTACACGCTGGCGCGCACCAGCATTCACAGCTCCGATTTTTCGAGCGGCAGCTACACCTACGTGGCCGATAAGGACGAGGCGCTGAAAACGTTCAGCGTGCAGCACGACGAGCAGTTTCGCATTCCGTTCATCAAGCAGGCCATGGCGGCGGCCGGCGGCAAGCTCACCCTCTACGCCAGTCCCTGGAGCCCGCCGGCCTGGATGAAAACCACCGGCACCATGCTCAAAGGCGGCAAGCTGCTGCCCCAATACCGCCAGGCCTGGGCCGACTACTACGTGAAGTTCATCAAGGCTTATGAGCAGCACGGCATTCCGGTGTGGGGCCTGAGCGTGCAAAACGAGCCCATGGCCACGCAGAAGTGGGAGTCGTGCATTTTCACCGGCGAAGAAGAGCGGGATTTCATCAAAGGCTACCTCGGCCCCACCCTGGCCAAGGGCGGAATGGGCGGCAAAAAGCTCATTGCCTGGGACCACAACCGCGACTTGGTGTACCAGCGCGCCAGCGCCGTGCTCGACGACCCCGCGGCCGCCAAGTACGTGTGGGGCATCGGCTACCATTGGTACGAGACCTGGACCGGCTCGGGCATGCTCTTCGACAACGTGCGCCGCGTGCACGAAACCTACCCCGACAAGAACCTGCTCTTCACCGAAGGCTGCCTCGAAAACTTCGACCTGGCCAAAGTGGACCGCTGGGACCTGGGCGAGAAATACGGCATGTCGATGATAGGCGACTTCAACGCCGGCACCGTGGGCTGGACCGACTGGAACGTGCTGCTCGACGAAACCGGAGGCCCCAACCACGTGGGCAACTTCTGCTACGCCCCCATCATCGGCGACACCAAAGCCGGCAAGCTGATTTACACCAGCGCCTACTACTACATCGGTCACTTCTCGAAATTCATTCGGCCGGGGGCCAAGCGCATTGCCACGGCCTCAAACCGCGACGCCCTGCAAACCACCGCCTTCCGCAACCCCGACGGCTCGGTGGCCGTGGTGGTGATGAACCAGACCGACAAGCCGCTGGACTATCAGCTGTGGATACGCGGCCAGGCGGCCAACACCACGGCGGCCGCCCACTCCATCATGACACTGGTGGTGAAGTAG